One window from the genome of Macaca fascicularis isolate 582-1 chromosome 7, T2T-MFA8v1.1 encodes:
- the CYP11A1 gene encoding cholesterol side-chain cleavage enzyme, mitochondrial isoform X2 has translation MAPETTKNFLPLLDAVSRDFVSVLHRRIKKAGSGNFSGDISDDLFRFAFESITNVIFGERQGMLEEVVNPEAQRFIDAIYQMFHTSVPMLNLPPDLFRLFRTKTWKDHVAAWDVIFSKADMYTENFHWELRQKGNVHHDYRGILYRLLGDSKMSFEDIKANVTEMLAGGVDTTSMTLQWHLYEMARNLKVQDMLRAEVLAARRQAQGDMATMLQLVPLLKASIKETLRLHPISVTLQRYLVNDLVLRGYMIPAKTLVQVAIYALGREPTFFFDPENFDPTRWLSKDKNITYFRNLGFGWGVRQCLGRRIAELEMTIFLINMLENFRVEIQHLSDVGTTFNLILMPEKPISFTFWPFNQEATQE, from the exons ATGGCTCCAGAGACCACCAAGAACTTTTTGCCCCTGTTGGATGCAGTGTCTCGGGACTTCGTCAGTGTCCTGCACAGGCGAATCAAGAAAGCAGGCTCCGGAAATTTCTCAGGGGACATCAGCGATGACCTGTTCCGCTTTGCCTTTGAGT CCATCACTAACGTCATTTTTGGGGAGCGCCAGGGGATGCTGGAGGAAGTAGTGAACCCCGAGGCCCAGCGGTTCATTGATGCCATCTACCAGATGTTCCACACCAGCGTCCCCATGCTCAACCTTCCCCCAGACCTATTCCGTCTGTTCAGGACCAAGACCTGGAAGGACCATGTGGCCGCATGGGACGTGATTTTCAGCAAAG CTGACATGTACACCGAGAACTTCCACTGGGAATtgagacagaaaggaaatgttcaccATGATTACCGTGGCATCCTCTACAGActcctgggagacagcaagatgTCCTTCGAGGACATCAAGGCCAACGTCACAGAGATGCTGGCAGGAGGGGTGGACACG ACGTCCATGACCCTGCAGTGGCACTTGTATGAGATGGCACGCAACCTGAAGGTGCAGGATATGCTGCGGGCAGAGGTCTTGGCTGCGCGGCGCCAGGCCCAGGGAGACATGGCCACGATGCTGCAGCTGGTCCCCCTCCTCAAAGCCAGCATCAAGGAGACACTGAG ACTTCACCCCATCTCCGTGACCCTGCAGAGATATCTCGTAAATGACTTGGTTCTTCGAGGTTACATGATTCCTGCCAAG ACACTGGTGCAGGTGGCCATCTATGCTCTGGGCCGAGAGCCCACTTTCTTCTTCGACCCGGAAAATTTTGACCCAACCCGATGGCTGAGCAAAGACAAGAACATTACCTACTTCCGGAACTTGGGCTTTGGCTGGGGTGTGCGTCAGTGTCTGGGACGGCGGATCGCCGAGCTAGAGATGACCATCTTCCTCATCAAT ATGCTGGAGAACTTCAGAGTTGAAATCCAACATCTCAGCGATGTGGGCACCACATTCAACCTCATCCTGATGCCTGAAAAGCCCATCTCCTTCACCTTCTGGCCCTTTAACCAGGAAGCAACCCAGGAGTGA
- the LOC141406877 gene encoding coiled-coil domain-containing protein 33-like: MGEPGPPSPPAPKAAPDLVDNLSEMNNYRRAMQKMAEDILSLQRQASILEGENRILRSRLAQQEEEEEQGKASEAQNVVSMKQKLLLSKLDMKKLRDRVQHLQNELIRKNDREKELLLLYQAQQPQAALLKQYQSKLQKMKALEETVRHQEKVIEKMERVLEDRLQDRSKPPPPNRQQGKPYTDFPVFSASGLPLGSTGENLPVELYSVLLAENMKLRVELDKNRHQPAPIILQQQALPVDPGELGAGGDLAERLQETHGPGHSECTETLPAQDLLSGTSDKFNLLAKLERAQSRILSLESQLEDSARRWGREKQDLATRLQEQEKGFRHPSNSIIVEQPVSDPPGIASGGSGGGAGSHLTPKVTGP; encoded by the exons GAGATGAACAATTACCGGCGGGCCATGCAGAAGATGGCAGAGGACATTCTGTCTCTGCAGAGACAGGCCAGCATCCTGGAAGGAGAGAACCGCATACTGAGGAGTCGCCTGGcccagcaggaggaggaagaggagcagggcAAAGCCAGTGAGGCCCAGAACGTGG TGTCCATGAAGCAGAAACTGCTGCTGAGTAAGCTggatatgaagaaactgagggacAGGGTGCAGCATTTGCAGAATGAGCTGATTCGA AAGAATGATCGAGAGAAGGAGCTGCTGCTTCTATATCAGGCCCAGCAGCCACAGGCTGCTCTGCTGAAGCAGTACCAGAGCAAGCTGCAGAAGATGAAGGCGCTGGAGGAGACCGTGCGGCACCAGGAGAAG GTGATCGAGAAGATGGAGCGGGTGCTGGAGGACAGGCTACAGGACAGGAGCAAGCCCCCTCCTCCGAACAGGCAGCAGGGAAAGCCCTACACGG ACTTCCCTGTGTTCTCAGCCTCTGGCCTTCCCTTGGGTTCTACGGGAGAGAACCTGCCAGTTGAACTTTACTCGGTGCTGCTGGCAGAAAACATGAAGCTGCGGGTGGAGCTGGATAAGAACCGCCACCAACCAGCCCCCATCATTCTGCAGCAACAGGCCCTGCCG GTGGACCCCGGGGAGTTGGGAGCAGGAGGAGACTTGGCAGAGAGGCTGCAAGAGACGCATGGCCCAGGCCACTCAGAGTGCACAGAGACCCTGCCCGCACAG GATCTCCTCTCTGGTACTTCAGACAAGTTCAACCTCCTGGCCAAGCTGGAACGCGCTCAGAGCCGGATCCTGTCCCTGGAAAGCCAG TTAGAGGACTCAGCTCGACGCTGGGGACGAGAGAAGCAGGATCTGGCCACGCGGCTGCAGGAGCAAGAAAAAGGTTTCAGGCACCCCTCGAACTCCATCATCGTAGAACAGCCCGTGAGTGACCCCCCTGGAATAGCTTCTGGGGGTTCAGGTGGTGGAGCAGGAAGCCACCTCACCCCCAAAGTCACTGGGCCCTGA